A window of the Pseudomonas furukawaii genome harbors these coding sequences:
- a CDS encoding response regulator yields the protein MTEQEDPSRDRLKHHFAQRVINQARHVLEIWQRLQRSEWSAACMAELAEASLNLQRYAERFEQPEHRHLAQAIGNCLRGVEENRGRLSSDLITELSLLMQRLSRTGLRQGDPFEQTFLPPLRKPVYLALQSTDRAERLTQQLEFFGLNAQRCESANAFRASMAERHPSAIVMEVDFAGPGVGLELAREAQQGLDQKLPVIFFSHEDTDAQTRLAAVRAGGQEFFTGALDASSLLEKLETLTRTAHYDPFKVLVVDDSRAQATHTELVLNAAGIVTRVVTEPVQTLSVLADFQPDLIILDMYMPECLGTELAKVIRQHERYVSVPIIYLSAEDDLDKQLDAMSEGGDDFLTKPIKPRHLIATVRTRATRARSLKARMVRDSLTGLFNHTHTLQLLEDASSRTRREGKPLCFAMLDIDHFKRVNDTYGHPMGDRVIKSLALFLKQRLRKTDFIGRYGGEEFAVVLPDTDLEAARRVLEGIRQRFAEIRYPAQPHDLSCTFSCGIAQLRDDQDINQLSRLADEALYRAKHGGRNRVELHRD from the coding sequence ATGACCGAGCAAGAAGATCCCAGCCGCGACCGGCTCAAGCATCACTTCGCCCAGCGCGTGATCAACCAGGCGCGGCATGTGCTGGAGATCTGGCAGCGCCTGCAGCGCAGCGAATGGAGCGCCGCCTGCATGGCCGAGCTGGCCGAGGCCAGCCTCAACCTGCAGCGCTACGCCGAACGCTTCGAGCAACCCGAGCACAGGCACCTGGCGCAGGCCATCGGCAATTGCCTGCGGGGTGTCGAGGAGAATCGCGGACGCCTCTCCAGCGACCTGATCACCGAGCTCAGCCTGTTGATGCAGCGCCTGTCGCGCACCGGCCTGCGCCAGGGCGACCCGTTCGAGCAGACCTTCCTGCCGCCCCTGCGCAAGCCGGTCTACCTGGCCCTGCAGAGCACGGACCGCGCCGAACGCCTGACCCAGCAGCTGGAGTTCTTCGGCCTCAACGCCCAGCGATGCGAAAGCGCCAATGCCTTTCGCGCCTCGATGGCGGAGCGCCACCCCTCGGCGATCGTCATGGAAGTGGATTTCGCCGGTCCCGGCGTCGGCCTGGAACTGGCCCGGGAAGCCCAGCAGGGCCTGGACCAGAAGCTGCCGGTGATCTTCTTCAGCCATGAGGATACCGATGCCCAGACCCGCCTGGCGGCGGTGCGTGCCGGCGGCCAGGAGTTCTTCACCGGCGCCCTGGACGCCTCCAGCCTGCTGGAGAAGCTGGAAACCCTGACCCGCACCGCCCACTACGACCCCTTCAAGGTGCTGGTGGTGGACGACTCCCGCGCCCAGGCCACCCACACCGAGCTGGTGCTCAACGCCGCGGGCATCGTCACCCGGGTCGTCACCGAGCCGGTCCAGACCCTCTCGGTCCTGGCGGATTTCCAGCCGGACCTGATCATCCTCGACATGTACATGCCCGAATGCCTGGGCACCGAACTGGCCAAGGTGATCCGCCAGCATGAGCGCTACGTCAGCGTGCCGATCATCTACCTGTCCGCCGAAGACGACCTGGACAAGCAGCTCGACGCCATGAGCGAGGGCGGCGACGACTTCCTCACCAAACCCATCAAGCCGCGCCACCTGATCGCCACCGTGCGCACCCGGGCGACGCGCGCCCGCAGCCTCAAGGCGAGGATGGTGCGCGACAGCCTCACCGGCCTGTTCAACCACACCCACACCCTGCAACTGCTCGAGGACGCCAGCTCCCGCACCCGCCGGGAAGGCAAGCCGCTGTGCTTCGCCATGCTGGACATCGACCACTTCAAGCGGGTCAACGACACCTACGGCCACCCCATGGGCGACCGGGTGATCAAGAGCCTCGCCCTGTTCCTCAAGCAGCGCCTGCGCAAGACCGACTTCATCGGCCGCTACGGCGGCGAGGAGTTCGCCGTGGTGCTGCCGGACACCGACCTGGAAGCGGCACGACGGGTGCTGGAGGGGATCCGCCAACGCTTCGCGGAGATCCGCTACCCGGCCCAACCCCATGACCTGAGCTGCACCTTCAGCTGCGGCATCGCCCAACTGCGGGACGACCAGGACATCAACCAGCTGTCCAGGCTGGCCGACGAGGCGCTCTACCGCGCCAAGCACGGCGGGCGCAACCGGGTGGAACTGCACCGGGACTGA
- a CDS encoding protein-disulfide reductase DsbD: protein MRRLLSLILLLVALPAGAGLLDNRPSSTLGAPLNNSADFLPVREAFRLSLVESTASQVKLRFTNAEGYYLYRHRFQFQAEPADSGLGQPVLPAGKHKTDEFFGDVEVYYGVLDLDLPLDPARKPPTALRVTYQGCADKGLCYPPETEVIQLAAGSAANGGQTGSGVTGAGWGWHELALFFLAGLGLTFTPCVLPMLPILSGVVLRGQAGGGRGLVLSLAYVLPMAACFALLGALMGLFGAELNLQARLQSPWVLVPFAAFFTAFALAMFGLYELRLPRFISGPLDTLAGSTKGGSIWSAALLGVVSSLLVSPCVSAPLAGALLYISASGDALGGGLKLFALGLGMGAPLVLFATGGGALLPKAGHWMVAVRNAFGVLLLAVAVWMLERVLPGPLALALWGLLAGGVALFLGALEFTAKAPRERLAQLAGLVLLVYAVAAWSGALKGESDPLRPLGRTHLAGAPSVGQAAGEWQTIKTPAQLDAVLADARGSGTPLLLDWYADWCISCKVIEREVLTATEVTSQLGGYRLIRFDMTESNAEQRALLDRYRLFGPPAILFFDGQGDELADLRVVGEVDAKAFAARLQQAHASR from the coding sequence ATGCGCCGCCTGCTGAGCCTGATCCTGCTGCTGGTGGCCCTGCCCGCCGGCGCAGGGTTGCTGGACAATCGCCCCAGTTCCACCCTGGGCGCCCCCCTCAACAACAGCGCCGACTTCCTGCCGGTTCGCGAGGCCTTTCGCCTCAGCCTGGTGGAGAGCACCGCCAGCCAGGTGAAGCTGCGCTTCACCAACGCCGAGGGGTATTACCTCTACAGGCACCGTTTCCAGTTCCAGGCCGAACCCGCCGACAGCGGCCTGGGCCAGCCGGTGCTGCCCGCCGGCAAACACAAGACTGACGAGTTCTTCGGCGATGTCGAGGTCTACTACGGCGTACTGGACCTGGACCTGCCCCTGGACCCGGCCCGCAAGCCGCCGACCGCCCTGCGGGTGACCTACCAGGGCTGCGCCGACAAGGGCCTGTGCTACCCGCCGGAGACCGAGGTGATCCAGCTCGCCGCCGGCAGCGCCGCCAATGGCGGGCAGACGGGCAGCGGCGTGACCGGAGCGGGCTGGGGCTGGCATGAGCTGGCGCTGTTCTTCCTCGCCGGTCTGGGCCTGACCTTCACCCCCTGCGTACTGCCCATGCTGCCGATCCTTTCCGGCGTGGTGCTGCGCGGCCAGGCCGGCGGCGGACGCGGCCTGGTGCTGTCCCTGGCCTACGTGCTGCCCATGGCCGCCTGCTTCGCCCTGCTGGGTGCGCTGATGGGGCTGTTCGGCGCCGAACTCAACCTCCAGGCGCGCCTGCAGTCGCCCTGGGTGCTGGTGCCTTTCGCGGCCTTCTTCACCGCCTTCGCCCTGGCCATGTTCGGCCTCTATGAACTGCGCCTGCCGCGTTTCATCAGCGGCCCGCTGGATACCCTGGCGGGCAGCACCAAGGGCGGTTCGATCTGGAGCGCGGCCCTGCTTGGCGTGGTGTCCAGCCTGCTGGTCTCGCCTTGCGTCTCCGCGCCCCTGGCCGGCGCCCTGCTCTATATCAGTGCCAGCGGCGACGCACTGGGCGGCGGCCTGAAGCTGTTCGCCCTGGGGCTGGGCATGGGCGCGCCACTGGTGCTGTTCGCCACAGGTGGCGGCGCGCTACTGCCGAAGGCCGGGCACTGGATGGTAGCCGTGCGCAATGCCTTCGGCGTGCTGCTGCTGGCCGTGGCGGTGTGGATGCTCGAACGGGTCCTGCCCGGCCCGCTCGCACTGGCCCTCTGGGGCCTGCTGGCGGGTGGCGTGGCGCTGTTCCTCGGGGCCCTGGAATTCACCGCCAAGGCGCCCCGCGAGCGCCTGGCGCAACTGGCCGGCCTGGTACTGCTGGTCTACGCCGTGGCCGCCTGGTCCGGCGCACTGAAGGGGGAATCCGACCCGCTGCGTCCCCTGGGGCGCACGCACCTGGCTGGTGCACCGTCCGTCGGACAGGCCGCCGGGGAATGGCAGACCATCAAGACCCCCGCCCAGCTCGATGCCGTCCTCGCCGACGCGCGGGGCTCTGGCACGCCGCTGCTGCTGGACTGGTACGCCGACTGGTGCATTAGTTGCAAGGTCATCGAACGTGAAGTCCTGACCGCCACGGAGGTGACCTCTCAGCTGGGCGGCTATCGGCTGATCCGCTTCGACATGACCGAGAGCAACGCGGAACAACGCGCCCTGCTCGACCGCTACAGGCTGTTCGGCCCACCCGCCATCCTGTTCTTCGACGGCCAGGGTGACGAATTGGCCGATCTGCGTGTCGTAGGTGAAGTCGATGCCAAGGCCTTCGCCGCCCGCCTGCAGCAGGCGCACGCATCGCGCTGA
- a CDS encoding methyl-accepting chemotaxis protein, which yields MRLKLLTNLITLLLVTVCLALGATLWWSQRALERPYQLMEQYLELAQRFRGEVADNVQGYLASGDALRHSAASQGIDSLEQRLDQLPDDLADDLRPSFNELREFTRGELLAAGKLAGDPQGLLIQAEREIAGALDQLARYADESASPTAADYRAPLFIGAQHLNRLSQARAKLVESGRDELAVDVERELEALTRDSAALDALPLLGVADSGASAADDFAAMMGLESQGETSQAEDRGIALKRELSGLLKRYPGELARTRELIQRRVELARATAHRLEALQGALAALEPRVRAEHGRIQGEVRLIQGLMIGLILLLALGIDRIQRRLTQVLGHLVKALGAWAAGDFSRPMALGSNTLDLRRIEESLNRLRDYLGELVGTIRQHAEQVAGSSTTLTHLNNGLHASAEDQAGGTAQIRDALGELEATIQQVAGDASLAADASRDAGRAVEQGQGVIDQSLAGLHQLVGEVQNNAQAVERLAEETETIDKVLTVIRGIAEQTNLLALNAAIEAARAGEMGRGFAVVAEEVRSLAQRTTGATSEIQQLIARLQQAARQSVEAMRIQVEHAETSAQQAAAADGALVEVVEAIRTIASMAERIADATAQQSGAVSDIRDHSEQIHVLGGTNLARIGESRSQGERLMQLGGELHTAVQAFRV from the coding sequence ATGCGCCTGAAACTGCTCACCAACCTGATAACCCTGCTGCTGGTCACCGTCTGCCTGGCGCTGGGCGCCACCCTCTGGTGGTCGCAGCGGGCGCTGGAGCGGCCCTACCAGCTCATGGAGCAGTACCTGGAGCTGGCCCAGCGCTTCCGTGGCGAGGTGGCGGACAATGTCCAGGGCTACCTCGCCAGCGGCGACGCCCTGCGTCACAGCGCCGCCAGCCAGGGCATCGACAGCCTGGAGCAACGCCTCGACCAACTGCCCGACGACCTCGCCGACGACCTGCGCCCCAGCTTCAACGAACTGCGGGAGTTCACCCGTGGCGAACTGCTGGCCGCCGGCAAGCTGGCGGGCGATCCCCAGGGACTGCTGATCCAGGCCGAACGGGAGATCGCCGGCGCCCTTGACCAACTGGCCCGCTACGCCGACGAATCCGCCAGCCCGACCGCCGCCGATTACCGGGCACCGCTGTTCATCGGCGCCCAGCACCTCAACCGCCTGAGCCAGGCCCGCGCCAAGCTGGTGGAAAGCGGCCGTGACGAACTGGCGGTCGACGTGGAGCGGGAGCTGGAAGCCCTGACCCGGGACAGCGCCGCGCTGGATGCCCTGCCCCTGCTGGGCGTCGCCGACAGCGGCGCCTCCGCCGCCGACGACTTCGCCGCCATGATGGGCCTGGAGAGCCAGGGCGAAACCAGCCAGGCGGAGGACCGCGGCATCGCCCTCAAGCGCGAGCTGTCAGGCCTGCTCAAGCGCTACCCCGGCGAGCTGGCCCGTACCCGCGAGCTGATCCAGCGACGCGTCGAACTGGCCCGCGCCACCGCCCACCGCCTGGAGGCCCTGCAGGGCGCCCTCGCCGCCCTGGAACCCCGGGTACGCGCCGAGCACGGCCGGATCCAGGGCGAGGTGCGCCTGATCCAGGGCCTGATGATCGGCCTGATCCTGCTGCTGGCCCTGGGCATCGACCGCATCCAGCGCCGCCTGACCCAGGTGCTCGGCCATCTGGTGAAAGCCCTGGGCGCCTGGGCCGCCGGCGACTTCAGCCGGCCCATGGCCCTGGGCTCGAACACCCTGGACCTGCGGCGCATCGAGGAATCCCTGAATCGCCTGCGGGACTACCTGGGGGAACTGGTGGGCACCATCCGCCAGCACGCCGAACAGGTGGCCGGCAGCAGCACCACCCTGACCCACCTGAACAACGGCCTGCATGCCAGCGCCGAGGACCAGGCCGGCGGCACCGCGCAGATCCGCGATGCCCTCGGCGAACTGGAGGCCACCATCCAGCAGGTGGCCGGCGACGCCAGCCTCGCCGCCGACGCCAGCCGCGACGCCGGGCGCGCCGTGGAGCAGGGCCAGGGGGTGATCGACCAGAGCCTGGCCGGCCTGCACCAGCTGGTGGGCGAGGTGCAGAACAACGCCCAGGCGGTGGAGCGCCTCGCCGAGGAAACCGAAACCATCGACAAGGTGCTGACGGTGATCCGTGGCATCGCCGAGCAGACCAACCTGCTGGCCCTCAACGCCGCCATCGAGGCCGCCCGGGCCGGCGAGATGGGCCGGGGCTTCGCCGTGGTGGCCGAGGAAGTCCGCTCCCTGGCCCAGCGCACCACAGGCGCCACCAGCGAGATCCAGCAACTGATCGCGCGCCTGCAACAGGCCGCGCGGCAGTCGGTGGAGGCCATGCGCATCCAGGTGGAGCACGCCGAGACCAGCGCCCAGCAGGCCGCCGCCGCCGACGGCGCCCTGGTGGAGGTGGTGGAGGCCATCCGCACCATCGCCAGCATGGCCGAGCGCATCGCCGACGCCACCGCCCAGCAGAGCGGCGCGGTCAGCGACATCCGCGACCACAGCGAACAGATCCACGTCCTGGGCGGCACCAACCTGGCGCGCATCGGCGAAAGCCGCAGCCAGGGCGAACGGCTGATGCAGCTCGGGGGCGAACTGCATACCGCGGTGCAGGCCTTCCGCGTCTGA